Proteins encoded in a region of the Raphanus sativus cultivar WK10039 chromosome 8, ASM80110v3, whole genome shotgun sequence genome:
- the LOC108820902 gene encoding probable LRR receptor-like serine/threonine-protein kinase At1g29720: MWVVFSAFLMFFIIIQSFFATLTTSGSPALHPDELHALGEIATTLGIKRLNLSDGDPCLLKTLNLGVVSTFDMPPVNNIVCDCSFNNNMTCHITEIYLKSTSLPGKLPPQLAKLRYLQKIDLCRNYLSGSIPMEWASMPHLTFISLCANNLSGPLPPGLQYFKNLTFLGVEANQFSGHIPDEFGNLTSLTGLELASNQFTGSLPSSLARLVNLEQFRISDNNFSGVIPEYIGKWSRLRRLDLQASGLKGPIPDAVARLENITDLIISDMTGINFFPNISSQVIENLMLRNVSMSGQIPTYIWSKPVLRSLDLSFNKLSGEVLGINLVPKFTYLTSNMLSGEIKFGVYLNSKSNIDLSYNNFSWPSSCQERSNINTYRSSYLKNTLTGILPCAGPVTCKKYRRSLHINCGGETVTVTNSLGKITYQADNSEVKAATNMHFKNWGISNTGDFMDDGEENDKYIMSTNKTLPGDSPDLYKTARRSALSLVYYAFCLENGEYDLKLHFMEIQFSDQELYSRLAGRIFDVYVQGKLFLRDFNIRKEANGTLKSIVKELKAVNVTDHKLEIWLYWAGKGTTLMPRRGNYGPIISAISLCHSMEQHCGVEKTKNHINYPLIFGVTGPLVAIIFLALGFYAQRKCRRDKKKRERDLRAEGLQTVCFTWRQLQAATNNFDVANKLGEGGFGSVFKGELSDGTIIAVKQLSSKSCQGNREFVNEIGMISGLNHPNLVKLYGCCVQKDQLLLVYEYMENNSLALALSGKSSLKLDWAARKKICMGTARGLDFLHEGAAIRMIHRDIKTPNVLLGADLNAKISDFGLARLHEEEHTHISTKVAGTIGYMAPEYALMGHLTEKADVYSFGVVAMEIVSGKSNTTQKGSDDNAPLIKWAMTLQQKGDIMEIVDPKLEGEFNSLEAERMIRVALVCTNANPSSRPLMSEAVKMLEGEMEIPQILSGPAVYGHDLNFSKLMEMQESTSMSGYGLSPFNQGSATSNSTAEFSS; this comes from the exons ATGTGGGTCGTCTTCTCGGCTTTCCTTatgttcttcatcatcatccaaaGCTTCTTTGCGACCCTAACAACATCCGGTTCACCAGCTCTCCATCCAGATGAAT TGCATGCGCTTGGGGAGATAGCTACTACACTTGGAATCAAGAGACTGAACCTAAGTGATGGAGATCCTTGCCTTTTAAAAACTCTAAACCTTGGTGTAGTTTCGACTTTCGATATGCCGCCTGTCAACAACATTGTTTGTGATTGTAGCTTCAATAATAACATGACATGTCATATTACAGAAAT ATATCTCAAATCCACAAGTCTCCCAGGGAAACTTCCGCCTCAGTTGGCCAAGCTTCGATATCTCCAGAAGAT AGACTTGTGCCGAAACTACCTTTCGGGCTCAATCCCCATGGAGTGGGCTTCAATGCCACACCTCACTTTCAT CTCCCTCTGCGCAAATAACTTGTCTGGCCCTTTACCACCTGGTTTACAATACTTCAAGAACCTGACATTTCT AGGGGTCGAAGCCAACCAGTTCTCTGGTCACATTCCTGATGAGTTTGGTAACTTGACATCCCTAACAGGATT GGAACTTGCGTCCAATCAATTTACAGGAAGCCTTCCTAGCTCTCTGGCTAGATTGGTAAACCTTGAGCAATT TAGGATAAGTGACAATAACTTCAGTGGCGTCATCCCAGAATATATTGGCAAATGGTCTAGGCTTCGAAGGCT AGATCTTCAAGCAAGTGGACTGAAAGGACCTATTCCTGACGCAGTAGCCCGCCTAGAAAATATTACCGACCT GATTATTAGTGATATGACCGGGATAAACTTCTTTCCTAATATATCTAGCCAAGTCATCGAAAACTT GATGTTGAGGAATGTGAGTATGTCTGGTCAAATTCCTACTTACATCTGGAGTAAACCGGTCTTGAGATCTCT TGATTTATCGTTTAACAAGTTGAGCGGTGAAGTTCTTGGCATAAACTTAGTACCAAAATTTAC CTACTTGACTAGCAATATGCTTTCCGGGGAAATTAAATTTGGTGTTTACCTCAACAGCAAATCAAATAT TGACCTTTCTTATAACAATTTCTCATGGCCGTCTAGCTGCCAAGAAAGGAG TAACATTAATACATACCGGAGCTCATATTTAAAGAACACTTT AACCGGGATTCTTCCATGCGCTGGTCCAGTCACCTGCAAGAAAT ATCGGAGATCACTACATATAAATTGTGGTGGGGAAACTGTAACTGTCACAAACTCTTTGGGTAAAATCACTTATCAAGCCGATAACAGTGAGGTCAAAGCTGCTACAAATATGCACTTCAAGAACTGGGGAATTAGTAATACTGGTGATTTTATGGATGATGGAGAGGAAAATGACAAATACATCATGTCAACTAATAAAACACTACCTGGAGATTCTCCTGATCTTTATAAGACTGCACGTCGATCTGCTCTCTCTCTTGTTTATTATGCGTTTTGCTTGGAAAATGGAGAATATGATCTGAAACTCCATTTTATGGAGATTCAGTTTTCAGATCAAGAACTATatagtcgtctagctggacgcaTATTTGATGTCTATGTTCAG gGAAAATTGTTCTTGAGGGATTTTAACATCAGAAAGGAGGCTAATGGGACTCTGAAGTCTATTGTGAAAGAACTGAAAGCTGTTAATGTGACCGATCATAAGTTAGAGATTTGGTTGTATTGGGCGGGTAAAGGGACAACACTCATGCCCAGAAGAGGAAACTATGGTCCTATTATCTCTGCTATCTCCTTGTGTCACA gcATGGAGCAACATTGTGGAG TGGAGAAAACCAAAAATCACATCAATTATCCACTAATCTTTGGAGTAACGGGTCCCTTGGTAGCAATTATTTTCTTGGCTTTGGGATTCTATGCTCAGAGAAAATGCAGACGGgacaagaaaaagagagaaagag ACCTGAGAGCCGAGGGTTTGCAAACTGTTTGCTTTACATGGAGGCAACTGCAAGCTGCAACAAACAATTTTGATGTAGCCAACAAACTTGGAGAAGGAGGTTTCGGATCCGTATTCAAA GGAGAGCTGTCAGATGGAACTATCATTGCAGTGAAGCAGCTCTCTTCCAAGTCATGCCAAGGAAACCGAGAATTTGTGAATGAGATTGGCATGATCTCTGGTCTGAATCATCCAAACCTTGTCAAGCTTTACGGATGCTGTGTCCAAAAGGATCAACTGCTGCTCGTGTATGAGTACATGGAAAACAACTCCCTTGCTCTTGCTTTGTCTG GAAAGAGCTCCTTGAAACTGGACTGGGCTGCAAGAAAGAAAATCTGTATGGGAACCGCAAGAGGGCTTGATTTTCTCCATGAAGGAGCTGCGATCAGAATGATTCACCGTGACATAAAGACTCCCAATGTGCTTCTAGGCGCCGACCTTAATGCAAAGATATCTGACTTTGGTTTGGCTAGGCTTCACGAAGAAGAACACACACACATTAGCACCAAAGTCGCAGGAACCAT CGGATATATGGCTCCAGAATATGCTTTAATGGGTCATTTGACCGAGAAAGCAGATGTGTACAGCTTTGGGGTTGTGGCAATGGAGATTGTTAGTGGGAAAAGTAATACAACACAAAAGGGAAGCGATGACAACGCCCCACTTATTAAATGG GCCATGACACTGCAACAAAAAGGGGACATAATGGAGATAGTAGATCCGAAGCTCGAAGGTGAGTTCAACAGCCTAGAAGCAGAGAGGATGATCAGAGTTGCTCTTGTTTGCACAAATGCAAATCCCTCTTCACGTCCACTGATGTCAGAGGCAGTGAAAATGCTGGAGGGAGAGATGGAAATACCACAGATTCTGTCAGGTCCTGCCGTGTATGGACATGATTTGAACTTTTCAAAGCTGATGGAGATGCAAGAGTCAACCTCGATGTCTGGTTATGGACTGTCCCCATTTAATCAAGGATCAGCCACCTCAAACTCCACAGCAGAGTTTTCTTCCTAG